A stretch of Blautia liquoris DNA encodes these proteins:
- a CDS encoding ECF transporter S component: MKNQTNVKDMVATALFAALIIIMAFTPFLGYIPLGFTRATIIQVPVILASLMLGPARGALLGGIFGMTSFINNTINPTVTSFVFTPFYSFGGVEGGVPSIIICFLPRILTGVVPFYVYQGIKATARQKGNTAALAAAGVTGALTNTLLVMNMIFFFFKDQYAAANNVAAGGVYRFILSIIGINGVPEAIISGVLAATIGRVLMNKRVRL, from the coding sequence ATGAAAAATCAAACAAATGTAAAAGACATGGTCGCAACTGCATTGTTTGCGGCACTGATCATTATTATGGCGTTCACACCTTTTTTGGGTTATATTCCATTAGGCTTTACCCGTGCAACCATTATCCAGGTGCCTGTGATTCTGGCATCGCTGATGCTTGGACCGGCCAGAGGAGCATTATTAGGCGGAATATTTGGAATGACCAGTTTCATCAACAACACGATAAATCCTACGGTAACTTCGTTCGTATTCACCCCGTTTTATAGTTTCGGAGGAGTAGAAGGGGGAGTACCAAGCATCATCATCTGTTTCCTCCCCAGAATTCTGACGGGTGTAGTTCCCTTCTATGTGTATCAAGGTATAAAAGCAACAGCCAGACAGAAAGGAAATACTGCTGCACTTGCTGCCGCCGGTGTGACCGGGGCACTTACGAATACCTTGTTGGTTATGAATATGATCTTTTTCTTTTTCAAAGATCAGTATGCTGCGGCAAATAATGTTGCTGCAGGCGGCGTTTATCGTTTCATCTTATCCATTATTGGAATCAATGGAGTGCCTGAGGCAATTATATCAGGAGTGCTGGCAGCGACAATCGGAAGAGTGTTGATGAATAAAAGGGTAAGGCTATAA
- the coaBC gene encoding bifunctional phosphopantothenoylcysteine decarboxylase/phosphopantothenate--cysteine ligase CoaBC gives MLKGKTVVLGVTGSIAAYKAADLASRLVRQQAEVHVIMTEHALNFINPITFETLTGTKCLVDTFDRNFQFQVEHVALAKKADIVLIAPATANVIGKLAGGIADDMLTTTVMACECVKLISPAMNTRMYNNPIFQDNLSKLRKYGYKIIDPANGYLACGDVGAGKMPDPEVLLENIEFEIEKEKDLVGKKILVTAGPTQESIDPVRYLTNHSTGKMGYAIARMAAFRGADVTLVSGPVNLKTPIGVTTFSVITAQEMFETVREHYFDADIVIKAAAVADYTPAEVSSEKVKKNNLDLSLNMKRTEDILGYLGKHKHIGQFLCGFSMETQQVLEHSMEKLEKKNLDMIVANNLKDAGAGFGMDTNVVKLITRDEITELPLMSKEEVADRLLDEILLKVQ, from the coding sequence ATGCTAAAAGGAAAAACAGTTGTCCTTGGTGTGACTGGTTCGATCGCTGCATATAAGGCAGCAGATCTTGCAAGCAGGCTGGTTCGACAACAGGCAGAAGTTCATGTGATTATGACGGAGCATGCACTTAATTTTATAAACCCGATTACCTTTGAAACCTTGACTGGAACAAAATGTTTGGTAGATACCTTTGACCGAAATTTTCAATTTCAAGTTGAACACGTTGCACTTGCAAAAAAAGCCGATATTGTTTTGATTGCACCGGCTACGGCCAATGTAATTGGTAAACTTGCCGGCGGGATTGCTGACGATATGCTGACTACTACGGTTATGGCCTGTGAGTGCGTGAAACTCATCTCGCCGGCCATGAATACCAGAATGTACAACAACCCCATTTTTCAGGATAATCTGAGTAAATTGAGAAAATATGGGTATAAAATCATAGATCCGGCAAACGGATATCTGGCATGTGGGGATGTAGGAGCAGGAAAGATGCCTGATCCTGAGGTGTTGTTAGAAAATATTGAGTTTGAGATAGAAAAAGAGAAGGACTTAGTGGGAAAGAAGATTCTTGTTACGGCAGGACCGACGCAGGAATCAATCGATCCGGTTCGTTATCTGACAAATCACTCAACGGGGAAGATGGGTTATGCTATTGCACGTATGGCGGCATTTCGCGGAGCTGACGTGACACTTGTATCAGGCCCTGTCAATTTAAAAACGCCTATAGGGGTTACCACGTTTTCCGTTATAACAGCACAGGAGATGTTTGAGACTGTAAGGGAGCATTATTTTGATGCGGACATTGTTATTAAGGCTGCAGCTGTGGCCGATTACACACCAGCAGAGGTGAGCAGCGAAAAAGTGAAAAAAAACAATTTGGATTTATCACTTAATATGAAGAGAACAGAAGATATTTTAGGATATTTGGGAAAACATAAGCATATTGGCCAGTTCCTCTGCGGGTTTTCAATGGAGACACAACAAGTACTTGAACATTCGATGGAGAAACTTGAGAAGAAAAATCTGGATATGATTGTGGCCAACAATTTAAAAGACGCGGGAGCCGGTTTTGGTATGGACACAAATGTGGTGAAACTGATCACCAGGGATGAGATTACAGAACTTCCGCTTATGTCAAAAGAAGAAGTTGCAGATCGGCTTCTGGATGAAATACTATTGAAAGTTCAATAG
- a CDS encoding SEC-C metal-binding domain-containing protein, with amino-acid sequence MSLLQEWRDVAYSQNKSKPELEKLWKDYFDIEKSIYEQLLSNPDTVVHGSVKDLAARFHIDVMTMVGFLDGINDSLKVKNPIEEMDENTVVNLGFDKELLYKNMVDAKAEWLYSLPMWDEIFTEEKKKALYLEQKKAGTVVKGHKVGRNDPCPCGSGKKYKYCCGR; translated from the coding sequence ATGAGTTTATTACAAGAGTGGAGAGATGTGGCATACTCTCAAAATAAAAGCAAACCAGAGCTTGAGAAACTATGGAAAGATTATTTTGACATAGAAAAAAGCATCTATGAACAGCTTCTCTCAAACCCGGATACTGTCGTTCACGGATCAGTGAAGGATTTGGCAGCACGTTTTCATATTGATGTAATGACTATGGTTGGTTTCCTTGATGGAATTAATGACAGCCTCAAGGTGAAAAACCCAATCGAGGAGATGGACGAGAATACTGTTGTAAATCTGGGCTTTGATAAAGAACTTTTATATAAGAATATGGTGGATGCCAAGGCAGAGTGGCTCTATAGTCTTCCGATGTGGGATGAGATCTTCACAGAGGAGAAGAAAAAGGCCTTGTATCTGGAACAGAAAAAGGCTGGTACAGTTGTGAAAGGCCATAAGGTCGGAAGAAATGATCCATGTCCTTGCGGCAGCGGCAAAAAATATAAGTATTGCTGCGGCAGATAG
- a CDS encoding hemolysin family protein — MDSDPLLWPIILQVILIALNAIFACAEIAVVSMNETKLAKMASDGDKRAISLEKLTSSPSRFLATIQVAITLSGFMGSAYAADNFSGHLVKLFVRLGVSIPTQTLNSISVFLITLILSYFTLIFGELVPKRIAMKNTEKVALGMARVLNVIANFFSPIVGLLTVSTNGVLRLIGIDPNQEDDGVSEEEIRMMIDAGSKKGTIDLDENEMIQNVFEFDDITLGEICTHRTDVVVLWADDKKDIWENTIHASRHSIFPVCGEGVDDILGVMDAKDFFRLHDLTREEIMAKAVKPAYFVPENIKADILFSNMKKSGNYFAVVLDEYGGMEGIITLRDLIEQLVGDLVEEDDEKRPEEIEQIGENIWKIQGYATLDDVQELLNVRLPVEEYDTFGGYIFGNLGSIPDDGSQFELETDELQIKVVEVKEHRVESTIVQKIEKEEMEQVEESKGR, encoded by the coding sequence TTGGACAGTGACCCTTTGCTATGGCCTATAATCTTACAGGTGATCTTAATTGCTCTGAATGCGATTTTTGCCTGTGCTGAGATTGCAGTTGTTTCTATGAACGAGACAAAACTTGCAAAGATGGCTTCTGATGGTGATAAGAGAGCGATAAGCTTGGAAAAGCTGACTTCATCGCCGTCGAGATTTCTCGCTACGATCCAGGTGGCGATAACTTTATCGGGATTTATGGGCAGTGCTTATGCTGCGGATAATTTTTCCGGTCACCTGGTGAAACTTTTTGTTCGGCTTGGTGTTTCGATACCGACCCAAACCTTGAATTCGATTTCTGTTTTTTTGATAACGCTGATTTTATCCTATTTCACCCTGATATTTGGTGAGCTGGTACCAAAACGCATCGCTATGAAGAATACAGAGAAGGTGGCGCTTGGAATGGCAAGGGTACTCAATGTCATTGCAAACTTTTTTTCGCCGATTGTCGGTCTGCTGACTGTCTCCACGAATGGAGTTCTGCGTTTGATAGGGATTGATCCGAATCAGGAAGATGATGGAGTCTCCGAGGAAGAGATCCGTATGATGATAGATGCCGGAAGCAAAAAAGGTACGATAGATCTGGACGAGAATGAGATGATTCAAAACGTTTTTGAATTTGACGATATCACCTTAGGTGAGATCTGTACACACCGTACAGATGTGGTTGTACTGTGGGCTGACGATAAGAAAGATATTTGGGAAAACACAATACATGCAAGCCGCCATTCAATATTCCCGGTCTGCGGGGAGGGTGTGGATGATATTCTCGGCGTTATGGATGCTAAAGATTTTTTCAGACTGCATGATCTTACAAGAGAAGAGATTATGGCGAAAGCTGTAAAACCGGCTTATTTTGTGCCTGAGAATATCAAAGCTGATATTTTGTTCAGCAATATGAAAAAGAGCGGTAATTATTTTGCTGTTGTACTTGATGAATATGGCGGTATGGAGGGCATCATCACTTTAAGGGATCTGATCGAACAACTTGTCGGGGATCTTGTAGAAGAAGACGATGAGAAACGTCCGGAAGAGATCGAACAGATTGGTGAAAATATATGGAAGATACAAGGTTACGCTACGCTTGATGACGTTCAGGAACTGCTCAATGTTCGACTGCCGGTAGAGGAATACGACACCTTTGGAGGCTATATCTTTGGAAATCTGGGTTCCATTCCGGATGATGGAAGTCAGTTTGAACTTGAGACAGATGAGCTTCAGATTAAGGTGGTTGAAGTGAAAGAACATCGCGTAGAAAGTACAATTGTACAGAAAATAGAAAAAGAAGAGATGGAACAGGTGGAAGAAAGTAAAGGACGGTAA